The following coding sequences are from one Cyprinus carpio isolate SPL01 chromosome A24, ASM1834038v1, whole genome shotgun sequence window:
- the telo2 gene encoding telomere length regulation protein TEL2 homolog isoform X1, giving the protein MGSAGTEAPMRLQVDSCLRTLSASRDPGEIVHALRTLTRNLEDAEFTRLHYTHAIQVLVSAHCLGRSCDDEEIKKLWCEMFLRGPPDQTLLLLLDTISSRGESAALERCMSVLEKFLSSGRLQLLLWSRCEVGGACSDSPQLRETIIGHLAALPSITCNHLHTDTPDTFLPQQYYPLLAASMLDTLEKTCCALRAGQDCSLGFVAQVLGKVCIQGYSSQIFETLAPRLSSLTRVDPLWQRVTQRLLEKVPERCTECVITGLIRSLSGAAAVSRLMGNLVLTNKKAQFVLTHKLLLQQYQHTTPLLKSVLGYLALDSERRTLLKQVVRSVCQVWCNSSAVKHTSVEQQLYVSKALLLCVALLSRSEIQELRQEMFQCMLGGVQCRLDSGIERIRRMGMIVGECLSHKLDTPGSQLKFQYEADEETRELKSLMESPSVEDEDDEQQRPDTSTSLQPESKADGSAGQSAPSEAGRGSDSELDRDDDLTPYDMSADQEKKKSAPPRYVRDCLEALMSSDDAERVELSLQLAEALLRKNVKATQEVSVQFSKVLLHLEDRYSTPHFHTLRQKAMVALTVTDIKPVVDYWTTEFYSLNYSLRQRMDILEVLALSAQELSEPIINKHAGAQPISAVTALEQRDDITHWRQIVEKRIQSKTRRISKGGTPSVKAVPNRYAPVAGFFFFPLLRNYDKPQVTFDLLGSDHLVLGRLLHTLGLLMHLAINAPVTSQMGRALLDFVWAVRFHTDQMVRRGVVFAVCGVFLSMPGENLLTELGDDLMETRAWLADVAENDCDADCRSLAVQSLMLLDKNLKTQLQIPDMET; this is encoded by the exons ATGGGGTCCGCCGGGACCGAGGCGCCGATGCGGCTGCAGGTGGACTCGTGCTTGAGGACTCTCTCAGCCTCGCGAGACCCCGGGGAGATCGTGCACGCGCTGCGCACACTCACGCGCAACCTGGAGGACGCCGAGTTCACGCGCCTTCACTACACACACGCGATTCAGGTGCTGGTGAGCGCGCACTGCTTAGGCAGGTCGTGTGATGACGAGGAGATCAAGAAGCTCTGGTGTGAGATGTTCCTCAGGGGTCCACCGGACCAAACACTCCTGCTTCTGCTGGACACCATCAGCTCCAGAGG AGAGAGTGCGGCTCTGGAGCGGTGCATGTCTGTACTGGAGAAGTTCCTCTCTTCTGGTCGTCTCCAGTTGTTGTTGTGGTCCAGATGTGAGGTGGGCGGAGCCTGTTCAGACTCTCCCCAGCTAAGAGAGACCATCATTGGGCACCTTGCAGCTTTACCCTCCATCACCTGCAACCAtctgcacacagacacacctgACACCTTCTTACCACAGCAGTACTACCCACTGCTGGCTGCCAGCATGCTGGACACCCTGGAGAAGACATGCTGCGCTCTCAGAG CGGGACAGGACTGCTCTCTTGGGTTTGTGGCTCAGGTTTTGGGAAAAGTGTGTATCCAAGGATACAGCT cTCAGATTTTTGAGACTCTGGCACCCCGGCTCTCATCCCTGACCCGTGTGGACCCTCTGTGGCAGCGTGTGACGCAGAGACTGCTGGAGAAGGTTCCAGAAAGATGCACAGAGTGCGTCATCACAGGACTCATACGCAGTCTCAGCGG GGCGGCTGCTGTGTCCAGGCTGATGGGAAACCTGGTGCTGACCAATAAGAAAGCTCAGTTTGTTCTCACTCATAAACTGTTATTGCAGCAGTACCAGCACACA ACTCCGTTGTTAAAGTCTGTTCTTGGATATTTGGCTCTGGATTCAGAGCGTCGGACGCTGCTCAAACAG GTCGTTCGGAGTGTGTGTCAGGTGTGGTGTAACAGCAGTGCCGTGAAGCACACGTCTGTTGAACAGCAGCTGTACGTCAGTAAAGCTTTGCTGCTGTGTGTGGCTTTACTCAGCCGTTCTGAAATACAAGAACTACGACAAG AGATGTTTCAGTGCATGCTGGGAGGTGTCCAGTGTCGTCTAGACAGCGGTATCGAGCGTATTCGTCGGATGGGTATGATCGTGGGAGAGTGTCTCAGTCACAAATTAGACACACCAGGATCACAGTTAAAATTCCAG TATGAAGCGGATGAGGAGACCAGAGAGCTGAAGTCATTAATGGAGTCTCCATCTgttgaggatgaggatgatgaacaACAGCGGCCTGACACCTCCACTAG TCTTCAGCCAGAGTCTAAAGCTGATGGTTCGGCCGGTCAGTCAGCGCCATCAGAAGCTGGTCGCGGGAGTGATTCTGAACTGGACAG AGATGATGATCTGACTCCATATGACATGTCAGCTGATCAGGAGAAGAAGAAATCAGCGCCGCCCCGTTACGTCAGAGACTGTCTGGAAG CATTAATGTCGTCTGATGATGCTGAAAGGGTTGAACTCAGTCTGCAGCTGGCAGAAGCTCTCCTTAGGAAGAATGTGAAGGCCACacaagag GTGAGTGTTCAGTTCAGTAAAGTGCTGCTCCACCTGGAGGACAGATACAGCACCCCGCACTTCCACACGCTCCGGCAGAAGGCTATGGTGGCCCTCACTGTTACAGACATCAAACCG gTTGTAGATTATTGGACGACAGAGTTCTACTCTCTCAACTACAGCTTGAGACAAAGAATGGACATTCTGGAG GTTCTTGCTCTCTCTGCCCAGGAACTGTCTGAGCCAATCATAAATAAGCACGCTGGAGCTCAGCCAATCAGTGCAGTGACAGCTCTAGAGCAGCGTGATGACATCACACACTGGCGGCAGATTGTGGAAAAACGAATCCAGAGTAAAACCAGACGAATTAGCAAG GGTGGGACTCCATCTGTTAAAGCCGTTCCCAACCGTTACGCTCCGGTCGCTGGATTCTTCTTCTTCCCGCTGCTCAGGAACTATGACAA GCCGcaggtgacctttgaccttctgGGGAGTGATCATCTAGTGCTAGGAAGACTGCTGCACACTCTTGGGCTGCTCATGCACCTGGCCATCAATGCACCG GTTACGTCGCAGATGGGCCGAGCTCTCCTGGATTTTGTCTGGGCCGTGCGCTTCCACACTGACCA GATGGTGCGGAGGGGCGTTGTGTTtgcagtgtgtggtgtgtttctgAGCATGCCTGGTGAGAACTTACTCACAGAACTCGGTGATGACCTGATGGAGACCAGAGCCTGGCTAGCAG ATGTGGCGGAGAATGATTGTGACGCAGACTGCAGGAGTTTGGCGGTACAGAGTTTAATGCTGCTGGACAAAAACCTCAAAACTCAGCTGCAAATCCCAGATATGGAAACCTGA
- the telo2 gene encoding telomere length regulation protein TEL2 homolog isoform X2: protein MTRRSRSSGVRCSSGVHRTKHSCFCWTPSAPEGESAALERCMSVLEKFLSSGRLQLLLWSRCEVGGACSDSPQLRETIIGHLAALPSITCNHLHTDTPDTFLPQQYYPLLAASMLDTLEKTCCALRAGQDCSLGFVAQVLGKVCIQGYSSQIFETLAPRLSSLTRVDPLWQRVTQRLLEKVPERCTECVITGLIRSLSGAAAVSRLMGNLVLTNKKAQFVLTHKLLLQQYQHTTPLLKSVLGYLALDSERRTLLKQVVRSVCQVWCNSSAVKHTSVEQQLYVSKALLLCVALLSRSEIQELRQEMFQCMLGGVQCRLDSGIERIRRMGMIVGECLSHKLDTPGSQLKFQYEADEETRELKSLMESPSVEDEDDEQQRPDTSTSLQPESKADGSAGQSAPSEAGRGSDSELDRDDDLTPYDMSADQEKKKSAPPRYVRDCLEALMSSDDAERVELSLQLAEALLRKNVKATQEVSVQFSKVLLHLEDRYSTPHFHTLRQKAMVALTVTDIKPVVDYWTTEFYSLNYSLRQRMDILEVLALSAQELSEPIINKHAGAQPISAVTALEQRDDITHWRQIVEKRIQSKTRRISKGGTPSVKAVPNRYAPVAGFFFFPLLRNYDKPQVTFDLLGSDHLVLGRLLHTLGLLMHLAINAPVTSQMGRALLDFVWAVRFHTDQMVRRGVVFAVCGVFLSMPGENLLTELGDDLMETRAWLADVAENDCDADCRSLAVQSLMLLDKNLKTQLQIPDMET from the exons ATGACGAGGAGATCAAGAAGCTCTGGTGTGAGATGTTCCTCAGGGGTCCACCGGACCAAACACTCCTGCTTCTGCTGGACACCATCAGCTCCAGAGGGT GAGAGTGCGGCTCTGGAGCGGTGCATGTCTGTACTGGAGAAGTTCCTCTCTTCTGGTCGTCTCCAGTTGTTGTTGTGGTCCAGATGTGAGGTGGGCGGAGCCTGTTCAGACTCTCCCCAGCTAAGAGAGACCATCATTGGGCACCTTGCAGCTTTACCCTCCATCACCTGCAACCAtctgcacacagacacacctgACACCTTCTTACCACAGCAGTACTACCCACTGCTGGCTGCCAGCATGCTGGACACCCTGGAGAAGACATGCTGCGCTCTCAGAG CGGGACAGGACTGCTCTCTTGGGTTTGTGGCTCAGGTTTTGGGAAAAGTGTGTATCCAAGGATACAGCT cTCAGATTTTTGAGACTCTGGCACCCCGGCTCTCATCCCTGACCCGTGTGGACCCTCTGTGGCAGCGTGTGACGCAGAGACTGCTGGAGAAGGTTCCAGAAAGATGCACAGAGTGCGTCATCACAGGACTCATACGCAGTCTCAGCGG GGCGGCTGCTGTGTCCAGGCTGATGGGAAACCTGGTGCTGACCAATAAGAAAGCTCAGTTTGTTCTCACTCATAAACTGTTATTGCAGCAGTACCAGCACACA ACTCCGTTGTTAAAGTCTGTTCTTGGATATTTGGCTCTGGATTCAGAGCGTCGGACGCTGCTCAAACAG GTCGTTCGGAGTGTGTGTCAGGTGTGGTGTAACAGCAGTGCCGTGAAGCACACGTCTGTTGAACAGCAGCTGTACGTCAGTAAAGCTTTGCTGCTGTGTGTGGCTTTACTCAGCCGTTCTGAAATACAAGAACTACGACAAG AGATGTTTCAGTGCATGCTGGGAGGTGTCCAGTGTCGTCTAGACAGCGGTATCGAGCGTATTCGTCGGATGGGTATGATCGTGGGAGAGTGTCTCAGTCACAAATTAGACACACCAGGATCACAGTTAAAATTCCAG TATGAAGCGGATGAGGAGACCAGAGAGCTGAAGTCATTAATGGAGTCTCCATCTgttgaggatgaggatgatgaacaACAGCGGCCTGACACCTCCACTAG TCTTCAGCCAGAGTCTAAAGCTGATGGTTCGGCCGGTCAGTCAGCGCCATCAGAAGCTGGTCGCGGGAGTGATTCTGAACTGGACAG AGATGATGATCTGACTCCATATGACATGTCAGCTGATCAGGAGAAGAAGAAATCAGCGCCGCCCCGTTACGTCAGAGACTGTCTGGAAG CATTAATGTCGTCTGATGATGCTGAAAGGGTTGAACTCAGTCTGCAGCTGGCAGAAGCTCTCCTTAGGAAGAATGTGAAGGCCACacaagag GTGAGTGTTCAGTTCAGTAAAGTGCTGCTCCACCTGGAGGACAGATACAGCACCCCGCACTTCCACACGCTCCGGCAGAAGGCTATGGTGGCCCTCACTGTTACAGACATCAAACCG gTTGTAGATTATTGGACGACAGAGTTCTACTCTCTCAACTACAGCTTGAGACAAAGAATGGACATTCTGGAG GTTCTTGCTCTCTCTGCCCAGGAACTGTCTGAGCCAATCATAAATAAGCACGCTGGAGCTCAGCCAATCAGTGCAGTGACAGCTCTAGAGCAGCGTGATGACATCACACACTGGCGGCAGATTGTGGAAAAACGAATCCAGAGTAAAACCAGACGAATTAGCAAG GGTGGGACTCCATCTGTTAAAGCCGTTCCCAACCGTTACGCTCCGGTCGCTGGATTCTTCTTCTTCCCGCTGCTCAGGAACTATGACAA GCCGcaggtgacctttgaccttctgGGGAGTGATCATCTAGTGCTAGGAAGACTGCTGCACACTCTTGGGCTGCTCATGCACCTGGCCATCAATGCACCG GTTACGTCGCAGATGGGCCGAGCTCTCCTGGATTTTGTCTGGGCCGTGCGCTTCCACACTGACCA GATGGTGCGGAGGGGCGTTGTGTTtgcagtgtgtggtgtgtttctgAGCATGCCTGGTGAGAACTTACTCACAGAACTCGGTGATGACCTGATGGAGACCAGAGCCTGGCTAGCAG ATGTGGCGGAGAATGATTGTGACGCAGACTGCAGGAGTTTGGCGGTACAGAGTTTAATGCTGCTGGACAAAAACCTCAAAACTCAGCTGCAAATCCCAGATATGGAAACCTGA